The following DNA comes from Dehalococcoidia bacterium.
ACCTGGGCGAATGGTAGCGGTTCCGCAAGCGGCCTCAAACCGTACGGAAGCGCCGGACGATCCCATACCATCGTACGGGAGTGAGCCTGTCCACGCGAGCCTGTCCGGGCATTATCCGCTCGTCCGTCGCCTCCGCCAGAACAGGCCGCCCGCCGCCACGATCGCCAGTGCGATGAGGGCGGCGATGATGATCGCGACGATCAGCCCCGTGTGAGAGCTGCCGTGGTGCGCGGTATCGTCGCTCTGTGCGGTGATCGCCAGTTTCGCATCCAGCGCTTTCTGCACCGCCGTCGGGCCGTTGCCTACATAGAAGGCGAACTGGCCGTGATCCGCCTCGCCGTCTTCGTCCGAGACGTTCTTGAAGGAGACGACGTAGCGGCCCGGCGGCAGGTTCGGCTGCAGCGCGACGGAGAAGTGGCGGCGGTTAGCGTCCTCTACCGTCGTTTGCCCCGTGCTGACCAGTTGACCGTTGCTGTTCGCGCCGTCGTTGCGCTCGACGGTGATCTCGTCGGCGCCCGCGGTCTTCTGCATGTCCTGCGCGGTGTAGATGTCCACCTGGGCCGGCGACGTGGCCACGGTCGCGCCCTGCGCCGGCGTCGAGTGGTCGTAGCGAGCGTGAGCGGCGACGGCGCCGACGCAGGCGAGGAAGACGATCGTGGCGATGGCGATGGCCGGAAGCGGCCCGCGGGGGACTGAGCGAAGCGGATACGGTCGAAACATGCGTTGTACTCCGTCAATGCAAAGAAAGTTCAGGAGACTAGCGGCGGGCGCCACGGCCGGCGCGCGTGCGCGGCGCGCGCGCCGAACGCCGGCGCAGCGCGAGAGAGAATGCCACGCCGCCGACGGCCAGTCCGGCGACGCCGCCCAGCGCCAGTCCGGTGATGAGCGCGCCGGCCGAGCCGCCGCCGCGCGCCGGCTCCGATAGGGCGCGCCCACGCGCCGAGTCGGGCACGAAGACTTGACCGGATGCGGCCGCCTCCGCCAGCGCCTGCTGGTCCGGGTGGCCGATGTAGAAGCTGAACGAGCCGAGCGTCACACCGCCGTCGTCGTCCGACGTCGTCTTCCAGAAGACGGTGTAGGCGCCGTCATCGAGCCCGCCGCGCAGGGGCACGATCAGGTGCTCGCCGTTCAACGGGTCGATCGTCGCCTCGTCGGAAACGGTCTGGCCCGAGCGGCTCAGCACCACCGCGAAGGTACCGGTGTGGTTCTGCACGAGCTGCTGCGCGAAGAACAGCTCGACCTGGCTCGGCGCCGAGGTGAGTTGCGCCCGGTCCGCCGGCACCGATCGTTGCAGCGTGGCATGGGCGTCGACGCCCTGAGCGGCGAGCAGCGTCGCGCTCAGGCACACCGCGCCAACCGCGGCGGTAAGCACACGCCGCCGTGCAGGCGCCCGTGGTCTGAACACGGCGTTCCTCACAGCCCTGGCGGGAAGGTGAACGGCGGCGGCGCGGCGAACGGCGGGCCGTACTCGATCGTGATCAACGTGTGTGCGCCGAGCGGGACCTGCCGCGGGTCGCCGCTGTACGGTTGCCCGTCGACGAAGAACTGGAAGGAGCGCGTGCCGTCCGCCCTGAAGCCCAGCACCTGCGTCGCGCTCAGCGGCTGGCCCCACACGTCGAAGAACTCGCCCAGGGTGAATGCCCGCTGCGAGGGCGCCTCAATGTGGATCACGCCGCTGGTGTCGTGTGTGTGCAGCCAGTAGATGCAGCGGTTGTCGACGATGCCGGTGTTCGCCGGCACCGCCACGCCCTGCCCGTTGGCGATGATCGTCAGGTGCGCGTGGACGTGGTAGGTCAAGCGCTCCGAGGTCTCGCAGGGGATGCCGTCCACCGGGTTGCCGGCGCCCGCCGCCCGTGTCGCCGCCGGCGAGCCGCCCGCCGCATTACTCGCGGGCGCCGGCTTACCGGCGTTGTTGTTCGACGAGCATGCCAGGGCCAGCACGACGCTGAGGGCCAGCACCGGCGCGATCAAAAGCCGGAGTTTCATCAACCCGCTCTCCAGTTGCACCGCCGCGGCCGTCCGCCGGCGGCAGCAGTCTGTGGCTGCACCTCGCCTACCGCTGTGCGACGGCGCCGGTCGCCGGCGTGGCCGGCACGGCGCCGCCGGTGACGTAGAGCGTGCGCAGGTAGTTGAGCAAATCCCAGCGCTGCTGCACCGTCAGCTTGTCCTTCCATGCCGGCATCGCGGTGCGCTGAATGCCGTTCGAGATCCAGTCGAACAACTGGCCGTCGGGATGCAACCCTACATGCACGGTCAGATCGAGCGGCTTCGGATTCAGCGCCGCGGCGCCGGGGCCGTCGCCGTGGCCGGTGCTACCGTGGCAGACGACGCAGTTCTGCGCGTAGATCGCTTTGCCGGCGCCCACCGAACGCTCGTCCGACGGTACCGGGTTTTGCACGAGGGCGGTATTCTGCGTCCGCCGGCCCATGCCGGCCACCACGACAACCAGGCCGACGATAACGAAGCCGGAGATGCCGAACACCCCGGCCGTCCCCAGCCAGGGGTTCAGGTTCCAGATTCGCTTGCGAAAGACGAACAGCGCCGCCCCAAAAGCAACCAGCAGGGCGCCCCACGCCTGTTCACTGCTGATCCCATGCGCCGGGAAGGCGGTGATGCCGCGTCCCGCCGCGCTCAGTGAGGCCGAGGTGGTCGCGCCGGTCGCGTCGGGCACTTCAACGGTGAAGTTGCCGTTGACGTCGTCGTGGCCCGTGCGCCGCACGTTCACCGTCACGCGCCAGTC
Coding sequences within:
- a CDS encoding copper resistance protein CopC, giving the protein MFRPYPLRSVPRGPLPAIAIATIVFLACVGAVAAHARYDHSTPAQGATVATSPAQVDIYTAQDMQKTAGADEITVERNDGANSNGQLVSTGQTTVEDANRRHFSVALQPNLPPGRYVVSFKNVSDEDGEADHGQFAFYVGNGPTAVQKALDAKLAITAQSDDTAHHGSSHTGLIVAIIIAALIALAIVAAGGLFWRRRRTSG
- a CDS encoding copper resistance protein CopC, which encodes MFRPRAPARRRVLTAAVGAVCLSATLLAAQGVDAHATLQRSVPADRAQLTSAPSQVELFFAQQLVQNHTGTFAVVLSRSGQTVSDEATIDPLNGEHLIVPLRGGLDDGAYTVFWKTTSDDDGGVTLGSFSFYIGHPDQQALAEAAASGQVFVPDSARGRALSEPARGGGSAGALITGLALGGVAGLAVGGVAFSLALRRRSARAPRTRAGRGARR